A genomic window from Quercus lobata isolate SW786 chromosome 10, ValleyOak3.0 Primary Assembly, whole genome shotgun sequence includes:
- the LOC115962465 gene encoding uncharacterized protein LOC115962465, translating into MEGFSGSSIPSSSALPCPSESGLFSKPRTAQAIDYKLATLKHRLQALKNQRGKGGEKSELSLDLLLSSMPEKRKTAVLKLRSAMLQAQQNQELRDGKKSGLPSVSSKVMTENIPTNDQINLIFSTRKQREPVFYNFLATMEKKDREPQISGAKLSKTKNQQELEEISTELRLGYGPNRINQKRKSLENFASNVSLASQDCEISKRKKVNGHEVLKEESHRGASLNGFEDTCVIRKRVEASYSNEQWVRLFLETDLVKKHVLTELEQKYIEDFITKYGVQVVVWDFDTKSEHQLIFKQRTNGSNVFVEDWTKEFVIRRELKEGDVIGLFWDKSNSRFNFSILKRNFCRESSHN; encoded by the coding sequence ATGGAAGGATTTTCAGGTTCCTCCATACCCAGTTCATCTGCATTACCGTGCCCATCAGAGTCGGGTTTATTCTCTAAACCCAGAACTGCACAAGCTATTGACTATAAACTTGCTACTTTGAAGCATAGGCTACAAGCCCTGAAAAACCAACGAGGAAAAGGAGGAGAAAAGAGTGAACTTTCTTTggatttattgctttcttctatgccagagaaaagaaaaacagccGTGTTGAAGCTAAGGAGTGCTATGCTACAAGCCCAGCAAAACCAAGAACTAAGAGATGGCAAAAAGAGTGGACTTCCATCGGTTTCTTCCAAGGTCATGACAGAGAATATCCCAACTAATGATCagattaatttgattttttctacGAGGAAACAAAGAGAACCTgtcttttataattttcttgctaCGATGGAAAAGAAAGATCGCGAACCTCAGATCAGTGGAGCAAAACTATCTAAGACCAAGAACCAGCAAGAACTGGAAGAGATTTCAACAGAATTGAGGTTGGGTTATGGTCCTAATCGCATCAACCAAAAGAGGAAATCACTTGAAAACTTTGCTAGCAATGTCTCTCTCGCGTCTCAAGATTGTGAAataagcaaaagaaagaaagttaatGGCCATGAAGTTTTAAAGGAAGAAAGTCATAGAGGTGCTTCATTGAACGGCTTTGAGGATACTTGCGTTATAAGGAAGAGGGTTGAGGCAAGCTATAGTAACGAGCAATGGGTGAGGCTCTTTTTGGAGACAGACTTGGTAAAGAAGCATGTTTTGACTGAGttagaacaaaaatatattgaagaTTTCATAACTAAGTATGGGGTACAAGTGGTTGTTTGGGATTTTGATACCAAGTCTGAGCATCAATTGATCTTCAAACAGAGAACAAATGGGAGCAATGTCTTCgttgaagattggaccaaggaaTTTGTTATAAGGAGGGAACTAAAAGAAGGTGATGTGATTGGACTTTTTTGGGATAAAAGCAATTCAAGATTCAATTTTAGCATTCTCAAGCGAAATTTCTGCAGAGAATCCTCCCACAACTAG